The following coding sequences lie in one Dunckerocampus dactyliophorus isolate RoL2022-P2 chromosome 4, RoL_Ddac_1.1, whole genome shotgun sequence genomic window:
- the LOC129179896 gene encoding zinc finger protein OZF-like: MLAAPTGRELKARPFRVVYSLRDPIKMLRELVKERLMAAVDEILALFEKTIASYEEELSRTREENELHRQQLESVYKTHIMLRVEDHQRMIGRQERPPQPQGEPQLPHVKEEEEELWITQEGERPFGLEEADLTTLPLTVVSVKIEDHEDKPQADNLLAPLSDNDDTTSHSPEDEDRGHTREPFSSNTDCRGEGRVCSEKKTGKKQLSCSVCDKSYAKRSTLTGHMRTHTGEHFTCSLCPKSFTQKSHLTRHMRTHTGEKPFSCSVCDKRFSQKVQVIFHMRTHTGEKPFSCSVCGERFSRKESMLSHMRTHTGEKPYSCSVCGKRFSDKTNMGKHTKTHTRQKSFCCSVCGREFARKSNMEFHMSTHAGEKTF, translated from the exons ATGTTAGCAGCACCCACAGGACGAGAGCTCAAAGCGCGACCTTTTCGAGTCGTTTACTCGCTACGAGACCCCATCAAAATGTTGAGAGAGTTGGTGAAGGAGCGACTGATGGCGGCGGTCGACGAAATATTGGCGCTGTTTGAAAAAACGATCGCGTCGTatgaggaggaactttctcgaacgaGAGAGGAGAACGAGCTGCATCGACAACAACTGGAATCTGTTTACAAGACGCACATTATGTTACGCGTCGAAG ACCACCAGCGGATGATTGGTCGTCAAGAACGTCCCCCTCAGCCGCAGGGGGAGCCCCAGCTCCCCCACgtgaaagaggaagaggaggaactctggatcactcaggagggagagcgtCCTTTCGGGttggaggaggctgatctcaccacgTTGCCATTGACTGTCGTCTCTGTGAAGATTGAAGACCACGAAGACAaaccacaagcagacaacctcttagctccactatcggATAATGACGACACAacatcacactctcctgaggatGAAGACAGGGGCCACACCCGAGAACCTTTCAGCAGCAATACAGACTGCAGAGGCGAAGGGAGGGTTTGCTCGGAAAAGAAGACTGGTAAAAAACAGTTGAGCTGCTCCGTTTGTGATAAAAGTTATGCTAAAAGGAGTACCTTGACTGGACATATGAGAACCCACACAGGAGAACATTTTACATGCTCACTTTGTCCGAAAAGTTTTactcaaaagagccatttgacACGACACATGcgaacacacacgggagaaaaaccctttagttgctcagtttgcgataaaagattctctcaaaagGTGCAAGTGATTTtccacatgagaacacacactggagaaaaaccttttagttgctcagtttgtggcgaACGATTCTCTCGAAAGGAATCCATGCTGtcgcacatgagaacgcacacaggagagaaaccctaCAGTTGTTCAGTGTGTGGCAAAAGATTCTCTGACAAAACTAATATGGGGAAACAcacgaaaacacacacacgacaaAAATCTTtttgttgctcagtttgtggtcgAGAATTTGCTCGAAAGTCGAACATGGAATTCCACATGAGCACGCACGCGGGAGAAAAAACCTTTTAG
- the LOC129179970 gene encoding uncharacterized protein LOC129179970 isoform X3: MASGEEELSRTRKEKEQQQQQQDGCTAYIVLHIQVSLKGAASQADQAKEKSPRGTFKLKDQEEEAMVIEWVQENRLLWDQKDRKYKRKNQKHCLGYEASHSHADGDDSGSNASQPTPARKRAKKAQFCLDVQEEQIMCNFLRENTILWDIKKTDYRRVDKKAKLWRNQAKAMEKTVKHLQGWFKSLRDTHTRLDKKKSGGGAPELTEREQWVKANFCFLKPVVRHRPEPVNSVKATIAAHSGDLEAAEAACADIVVDDDSTPSPVPSASSQGKGKRGQDDDPLLQSPQKRLHESGEILKGLTQPQPITATAAFANYVRDSLVSMSQRKFRKARSRINAILSELMDEESD; the protein is encoded by the exons TCTCTTTGAAGGGGGCAGCATCACAAGCAGATCAGGCGAAGGAGAAGAGTCCCAGGGGGACCTTCAAGTTAAAGgaccaggaggaggaggccaTGGTGATTGAGTGGGTCCAAGAAAATCGCCTCCTGTGGGACCAGAAGGACCGGAAATACAAGAGGAAGAATCAGAAGCATTGTCTCGGATATGAGg cctcccactCTCACGCTGATGGAGATGActcaggttctaacgcctctcagccAACCCCTGCCaggaagagagccaagaaggccCAATTTTGTCTCGATGTCCAAGAGGAGCAGATTATGTGTAATTTCCTTCGTGAGAACACCATCCTCTGGGACATCAAGAAGACTGACTACCGGAGAGTAGacaagaaggcaaagctctggcGGAATCAAGCCAAAGCCATGGAGAAGACTGTCAAGCACCTTCAAGGGTGGTTCAAATCCCTGCGAGATACCCACACCCGTCTTGACAAGAAAAAGAGCGGTGGCGGCGCCCCGGAACTGACAGAGAGGGAGCAGTGGGTAAAGGCAAATTTCTGCTTCCTCAAGCCTGTGGTCCGCCATCGCCCTGAGCCCGTCAATAGT GTGAAGGCAACCATTGCAGCTCACAGCGGGGACCTCGAGGCCGCCGAGGCTGCCTGTGCAGACATCGTGGTTGATGATGACAGCACACCCTCCCCTGTCCCCTCCGCATCCTCACAGGGCAAGGGCAAGCGTGGCCAAGACGATGACCCGTTGCTGCAGTCACCCCAGAAGAGGCTGCACGAGTCTGGGGAGATCCTCAAAGGTCTCACGCAGCCTCAGCCCATCACAGCCACTGCAGCCTTTGCCAACTACGTGCGTGACAGCCTGGTCAGCATGTCCCAGCGCAAGTTCCGGAAGGCACGGTCCCGCATCAACGCCATCCTCAGTGAACTGATGGACGAGGAGAGTGATTAG
- the LOC129179468 gene encoding zinc finger protein 37-like, producing the protein MSADDFQTKYTSFMEGIVKGTVAETTKLFETMVDELKAELSKVKMENEVLKTTRRGKENCQTSSISESCQSEGPEMRDTAVQCDLLPGPPLLGTLDHPMGLSSGYQQEAWHQEWHQEEESFTLLLEHDDDDDDVHEGHSQLEKPEVCEPTVVSKEVSCAVADSAAKETEDAQPEQQHSSGVPRRSHKSPVSTLHDCNSHETHARSVESLATISDKMEAASGACPTTLGAARVPSPQPTSGERAGSEPARVAMQQCSGVPLLQQQQVDVTAKKNRKESSKTVKRLQKTLRKTATVSPSNAGGGHYEAKTCTSVGDGDASSEMCLRSSASKDISTPLKTTPPPGSRKRRISTQDVDASSQKSPRNEPHRDGSAHKKTQSSRTRFSGDDAASKRSRVPSITHKESTFMRVRARSKRPCSQSLSSSKFAEEEHTSKHLKRPSRSLLGNTAPPATHWVKLPEMATKPGETAVKKSRPKPHFSISENVKLRNGQKLAKAKPVAKRSTSKQSKLNKRNSASDEMEKKCTPQAVSTQAPAREATLLRKTRSSFSPVQKETRSPRSQNHAMDFPPSPPQHLPIGSLLQPLPVTGGPLLKNQCGECGRVLSSSAALESHLSLHKGHRPFSCTVCRKSFPDAKGLRRHDRVHRNGRIHTCQQCGKGFVYVYGLTKHLQMVHVKFKPFVCQICNKSFFTKVDVEDHIRLHTGEKPFHCHLCEKKFVKKVELKVHLKWHNGEKRHWCPYCGKGFFDYNNWKRHKYIHTGEKPHSCPHCAKHFKQSSHLKKHVRNVHKIQ; encoded by the exons ATGTCGGCAGACGACTTCCAGACCAAGTACACCTCCTTCATGGAGGGTATAGTGAAGGGTACCGTCGCGGAAACTACCAAACTTTTTGAAACTATGGTCGACGAATTAAAGGCGGAATTATCCAAGGTCAAGATGGAGAACGAGGTCCTCAAAACGACACGCAGAGGGAAAGAAAATTGCCAAACATCGTCGATCAGCGAGTCCTGCCAAAGTGAGGGCCCGGAGATGCGCGACACGGCCGTTCAATGTG ACCTTCTTCCCGGCCCCCCCTTGCTGGGTACGTTGGATCACCCAATGGGACTGAGTTCAGGTTATCAACAGGAAGCGTGGCATCAAGAGTGGCATCAAGAGGAGGAGTCGTTCACCCTGCTGTTGGAACAtgacgatgatgacgatgatgtgCATGAAGGACATTCTCAACTGGAAAAACCAGAG GTGTGTGAGCCCACTGTCGTCAGCAAGGAGGTCTCGTGTGCCGTTGCAG ACTCTGCAGCAAAGGAAACAGAAGACGCTCAGCCGGAGCAGCAACATTCGTCTGGAGTTCCCAGAAGAAGCCACAAGAGTCCAGTGAGCACACTTCACGATTGCAATTCCCATGAGACACACGCTCGCTCGGTCGAGTCGCTCGCCACAATTAGTGACAAGATGGAAGCGGCGTCCGGCGCTTGTCCCACGACCTTGGGGGCAGCACGGGTTCCAAGTCCCCAACCGACATCAGGTGAGCGAGCGGGAAGTGAGCCAGCACGTGTCGCCATGCAGCAGTGCAGCGGTGTTCCTCTTCTGCAGCAACAGCAAGTTGATGTGACggcaaagaaaaacagaaaagagtcCTCCAAGACCGTGAAACGCCTGCAAAAGACTCtgagaaaaacagcaacagtTTCACCATCAAATGCAGGTGGAGGACACTACGAAGCGAAGACTTGTACTTCTGTCGGTGACGGGGACGCATCTTCAGAAATGTGTCTGAGGTCAAGCGCAAGCAAAGACATCAGCACGCCCCTAAAGACTACACCCCCACCTGGGAGTCGTAAGAGGCGTATCTCCACTCAGGATGTTGATGCCAGCTCCCAAAAGAGCCCAAGAAATGAGCCCCACCGGGACGGGTCTGCCCATAAGAAGACCCAATCTTCCAGGACGAGATTCAGTGGAGATGATGCTGCTTCCAAAAGGTCCCGTGTACCTTCCATTACTCACAAAGAGTCCACTTTCATGAGAGTCCGTGCCAGATCTAAAAGGCCTTGCAGTCAATCTCTCAGTAGTTCCAAGTTCGCTGAAGAAGAGCACACTTCCAAACATTTGAAAAGACCATCCCGTTCATTGCTGGGGAACACCGCCCCCCCAGCCACCCATTGGGTCAAGTTGCCCGAAATGGCTACCAAGCCCGGAGAAACTGCTGTAAAGAAATCCAGACCCAAACCACATTTTAGCATTTCAGAGAATGTCAAACTGCGCAATGGCCAGAAATTAGCTAAAGCAAAGCCGGTAGCAAAAAGGAGCACATCCAAGCAAAGCAAATTGAATAAAAGGAATTCTGCCAGCGATGAGATGGAAAAGAAATGCACACCTCAAGCTGTGTCCACTCAAGCGCCAGCCAGGGAAGCCACCCTGTTGAGGAAAACCAGGTCTTCTTTTTCACCGGTCCAGAAGGAGACCCGGTCCCCAAGATCTCAGAACCATGCCATGGACTTTCCCCCCAGTCCTCCTCAGCACCTGCCTATCGGATCACTGCTGCAGCCTTTGCCCGTCACTGGTGGCCCCCTGCTCAAGAACCAGTGTGGGGAATGTGGTCGTGTTCTCAGCAGCAGCGCCGCCCTCGAGAGCCACCTCAGTCTCCATAAAGGTCACAGACCGTTCTCTTGCACAGTCTGCAGGAAGAGCTTCCCTGACGCCAAGGGTCTGAGACGGCATGACAGAGTGCACCGCAACGGGAGGATCCATACCTGCCAGCAGTGTGGGAAGGGTTTCGTCTATGTTTACGGCCTCACCAAACATCTCCAGATGGTCCACGTGAAGTTTAAACCCTTCGTCTGCCAGATCTGCAACAAGTCCTTCTTCACCAAGGTAGACGTGGAAGACCACATACGTCTCCACACGGGGGAGAAACCATTCCACTGCCACTTGTGTGAAAAGAAGTTTGTCAAGAAAGTGGAACTGAAAGTGCACCTGAAGTGGCATAATGGAGAGAAAAGACACTGGTGTCCGTATTGTGGGAAAGGATTTTTCGACTACAACAACTGGAAAAGACACAAGTATATtcacaccggagagaaaccaCATTCTTGCCCACACTGCGCCAAACATTTTAAACAGTCGAGCCACCTGAAAAAGCATGTGAGGAATGTACATAAAATTCAATGA